The following are encoded in a window of Amycolatopsis lexingtonensis genomic DNA:
- a CDS encoding glycoside hydrolase family 44 protein — protein sequence MVAQRRVRLRPGPASGCVLAALLAAQAVAAPPASAAELTLAVDLSAARHPISPDIYGMNGGDPALLAELGTPVSRWGGNASSRYNFENHTYNTGSDWYFENIVAGPDDTLEAYVQRNRDRGIKQVVTLPMSGWVAKDSPSSPHACGFPATRFPAQDSFDQWDANCGNGRLNNAELTGAVPTDTSVPADASFAGKTVSHLVSQFGPAARGGVPIYELDNEPVLWSSTHRDVHPQPVTDDELGTKSTATAAAVKTADPRAAVLGPSGWGYCEWIASGLDGCAPGADAAAHGGLNLSQWFLKNMKDASTTAGKRLLDYFDQHYYPQISGDKTPEANALRLRSTRSLWDPAYVEESWIGPSGVNAPPLQFIRTMKQWVSQYNPGTRTAITEYNWGALDDINGALAEADVLGIFGREGLDLATIWGEPKPADPAAYAFRMYRNYDGAGSRFGEVSVSAASSDQGQLAIYGAQRRCDGAVTLMVVNKTGTDLTSPLSIAGAPGTGKAQRFTYGPADLSSIVRGPDLAVDHGHVTTTYPANSITLLVLPR from the coding sequence ATGGTTGCTCAGCGACGAGTTCGCCTACGCCCGGGCCCGGCGAGCGGTTGTGTCCTGGCCGCACTGCTGGCCGCGCAAGCCGTCGCGGCACCGCCGGCTTCCGCCGCCGAACTGACCCTGGCCGTGGACCTGTCCGCGGCCCGGCACCCGATCAGTCCCGACATCTACGGGATGAACGGCGGTGACCCGGCGCTCCTCGCGGAGCTCGGCACCCCGGTGTCGCGCTGGGGCGGCAACGCGAGCAGCCGCTACAACTTCGAGAACCACACCTACAACACCGGCAGCGACTGGTACTTCGAGAACATCGTGGCGGGGCCGGACGACACCCTCGAGGCGTACGTCCAGCGGAACCGGGACCGCGGGATCAAGCAGGTGGTCACCCTGCCGATGTCCGGCTGGGTCGCGAAAGACTCGCCCAGCTCGCCGCACGCCTGCGGTTTCCCGGCCACCCGCTTCCCCGCCCAGGATTCGTTCGACCAGTGGGACGCCAACTGCGGCAACGGCCGGCTGAACAACGCGGAGCTCACCGGAGCCGTCCCCACCGACACCTCCGTTCCGGCGGACGCCTCCTTCGCGGGCAAGACGGTCTCACACCTGGTGAGCCAGTTCGGCCCGGCAGCCCGCGGTGGCGTGCCGATCTACGAACTCGACAACGAACCGGTGCTGTGGAGCTCCACGCACCGCGACGTGCACCCCCAGCCCGTGACCGACGACGAGCTGGGCACCAAGAGCACGGCGACCGCCGCGGCCGTCAAGACCGCCGATCCGCGGGCGGCGGTCCTCGGCCCGTCCGGCTGGGGCTACTGCGAATGGATCGCCTCCGGGCTGGACGGGTGCGCGCCGGGCGCGGACGCCGCCGCGCACGGCGGGCTCAACCTGTCCCAGTGGTTCCTGAAGAACATGAAAGACGCGAGCACCACCGCCGGCAAGCGGCTCCTCGACTACTTCGACCAGCACTACTACCCCCAGATCAGCGGCGACAAGACCCCCGAAGCCAACGCGCTGCGGCTGCGGTCGACCCGCTCGCTGTGGGATCCCGCCTACGTCGAGGAATCCTGGATCGGGCCGAGCGGGGTCAACGCACCGCCGCTGCAGTTCATCCGCACGATGAAGCAGTGGGTCTCCCAGTACAACCCGGGCACCAGGACCGCCATCACCGAATACAACTGGGGCGCCTTGGACGACATCAACGGCGCCCTCGCCGAAGCCGACGTCCTCGGCATCTTCGGCCGTGAAGGACTCGACCTGGCCACCATCTGGGGCGAGCCGAAACCGGCGGACCCGGCCGCGTACGCGTTCCGGATGTACCGCAACTACGACGGCGCCGGAAGCCGGTTCGGCGAAGTGAGCGTGTCGGCGGCCAGCAGCGACCAGGGGCAGCTCGCGATCTATGGCGCGCAACGCCGCTGCGACGGCGCCGTGACCCTCATGGTGGTCAACAAGACCGGCACGGACCTCACTTCCCCGCTGTCGATCGCGGGCGCTCCCGGCACCGGCAAGGCACAGCGTTTCACCTACGGGCCGGCCGATCTCTCGTCGATCGTGCGGGGTCCGGACCTCGCCGTGGACCACGGCCACGTCACCACGACGTACCCGGCGAACTCCATCACCCTGCTGGTCCTGCCGCGTTAG
- a CDS encoding FadR/GntR family transcriptional regulator, which translates to MPRRQESPDAVKVRTLPVQVAAHLTRRIVSGEIEDGRAPSELEISNEFGVSRVVARETLKILASLDIVDVAQGRRVVVRPRAEWDYLNPLLIEWLPTEIVDELLQELHQMRTLLEPELAAMAAASITNETLARLGDEIGRMAALEADPEAYLEVDHEFHMEICRAADNRILDRIMYSARWLGTASRRVTNEAPAGLHRATAQHTEIYEALVARDPAGAREAMRKHLSNNFSTLLAEKGQRSKRAAKRR; encoded by the coding sequence ATGCCAAGGAGACAAGAGTCTCCGGACGCTGTCAAGGTCCGGACTCTTCCGGTGCAGGTGGCGGCCCACCTGACCCGGCGCATCGTCAGCGGCGAAATCGAGGACGGCCGGGCGCCGTCGGAACTCGAGATCTCGAACGAGTTCGGCGTTTCCCGTGTCGTGGCGCGGGAAACGCTCAAGATCCTCGCCTCGCTCGACATCGTCGACGTCGCCCAGGGCCGCCGGGTCGTCGTGCGCCCCCGCGCGGAATGGGACTACCTCAACCCGTTGCTGATCGAGTGGCTGCCCACGGAGATCGTCGACGAGCTCTTGCAGGAACTGCACCAGATGCGCACACTGCTCGAACCCGAACTGGCCGCGATGGCCGCGGCCAGCATCACCAACGAGACGCTGGCCCGGCTCGGCGACGAGATCGGCCGCATGGCGGCGCTCGAAGCGGATCCCGAGGCTTACCTCGAGGTCGACCACGAATTCCACATGGAGATCTGCCGGGCGGCCGACAACCGCATCCTCGACCGGATCATGTACTCCGCCCGCTGGCTCGGCACGGCCAGCCGGCGCGTCACCAACGAGGCGCCGGCCGGGCTGCACCGCGCCACCGCCCAGCACACGGAGATCTACGAAGCGCTCGTGGCGCGTGACCCGGCCGGGGCCCGCGAGGCGATGCGCAAGCACCTGAGCAACAACTTTTCCACGCTCCTCGCGGAGAAGGGGCAGCGAAGCAAGCGGGCCGCCAAGCGGCGTTGA
- a CDS encoding amylo-alpha-1,6-glucosidase has translation MTAEFSVGDIPFSRAGSWLGLSPVLSATRRADDVHVVSHRHGLHPVLTLVPERDGHRAATDVSADPAVLTWSSPDGRITAAFPDAGTLRITGTGLGMSIVATEPVLTPFTGPYFFADPAGAAVFTFYETGNRLRLTLLSGQWTYLGEQELGSARRGVTVGADGGPWEVALEEITTGAPAYASTVDFPGAAASARDDFTAFADAVAPWRDSSTPAAELACYVLWSATVAPAGFLARPAVLMSKHWMNKVWSWDHCFTALALAPGAPELAWNQYQLPFDHQDGQGALPDSVTHAEVLRNFVKPPIHGWALAHLRGRLPDGLPDPALAYRQLAAWTSFWLDHRRAPGQRLPYYEHGNDSGWDNATVFAGERLVVTADLAAFLVLQLKELAALAPAVGDTPTDWERRADTLLAALLAELWDGSAFRSRTVRTGTSQGGSSLLDLMPIVLGEHLPRAVFERLCARVAEHLTPIGLATELPSSPYYEPDGYWRGPVWAPVTVLVEDGLRRGGATDLADEVSSRFRRTCEEHGFAENFDAFTGAGLRDHAYTWTAGAYLLLSEAAQQREGTRKAACGPAAPR, from the coding sequence GTGACCGCCGAGTTCTCCGTCGGGGACATCCCGTTCAGCCGCGCCGGATCCTGGCTCGGCCTGTCCCCCGTGCTCAGCGCGACGCGGCGTGCCGACGACGTGCACGTGGTGTCCCACCGGCACGGCCTGCACCCGGTGCTGACGCTCGTGCCCGAGCGGGACGGCCACCGCGCCGCCACCGACGTCTCGGCCGATCCCGCCGTGCTCACCTGGAGCTCGCCCGACGGCCGGATCACCGCGGCCTTCCCGGACGCCGGAACGCTCCGGATCACCGGCACCGGCCTGGGCATGAGCATCGTCGCCACGGAGCCGGTCCTCACGCCGTTCACCGGACCGTACTTCTTCGCCGATCCGGCCGGGGCGGCCGTGTTCACCTTCTACGAGACGGGAAACCGCCTCCGGCTGACGCTGTTGTCCGGCCAGTGGACGTATCTCGGCGAGCAGGAACTCGGCTCGGCACGGCGCGGCGTCACTGTGGGTGCCGACGGCGGCCCGTGGGAGGTCGCGCTGGAGGAGATCACCACCGGCGCGCCGGCGTACGCGTCCACTGTGGACTTCCCGGGAGCCGCCGCCTCGGCGCGCGACGACTTCACCGCCTTCGCCGACGCGGTCGCCCCGTGGCGGGACAGCTCGACCCCCGCCGCCGAACTCGCCTGCTACGTGCTCTGGTCCGCCACGGTCGCACCCGCCGGGTTCCTCGCCCGCCCGGCCGTGCTGATGTCCAAGCACTGGATGAACAAGGTGTGGAGCTGGGACCACTGCTTCACCGCGCTGGCACTGGCCCCGGGTGCGCCGGAGCTGGCGTGGAACCAGTACCAGCTGCCCTTCGACCACCAGGACGGCCAGGGCGCGCTGCCGGACTCGGTCACCCACGCCGAGGTGCTCCGCAACTTCGTCAAGCCCCCGATCCACGGCTGGGCGCTCGCGCACCTGCGCGGCCGGCTCCCGGATGGGCTGCCCGATCCCGCACTGGCCTACCGGCAGCTCGCGGCCTGGACGTCGTTCTGGCTCGACCACCGCCGCGCCCCCGGGCAACGGCTCCCCTACTACGAACACGGCAACGACAGCGGCTGGGACAACGCCACGGTGTTCGCCGGCGAGCGGCTGGTCGTCACCGCGGACCTCGCGGCCTTTCTCGTCCTGCAGCTGAAGGAACTCGCCGCGCTGGCCCCCGCCGTCGGCGACACCCCCACCGACTGGGAGCGGCGCGCCGACACCCTGCTGGCCGCGCTGCTCGCCGAACTCTGGGACGGCTCGGCCTTCCGCAGCCGCACCGTGCGCACCGGAACGTCCCAAGGCGGCTCGAGCCTGCTCGACCTCATGCCGATCGTGCTCGGCGAGCACCTGCCCCGCGCCGTCTTCGAGCGGCTGTGCGCCCGCGTGGCCGAGCACCTCACGCCGATCGGGCTCGCCACGGAACTGCCGTCCTCGCCGTACTACGAACCCGACGGGTACTGGCGCGGCCCGGTCTGGGCCCCGGTCACGGTCCTCGTCGAGGACGGCCTCCGCCGCGGGGGCGCCACCGACCTCGCCGACGAGGTGAGCAGCCGGTTCCGCAGGACCTGCGAAGAACACGGCTTCGCCGAGAACTTCGACGCGTTCACCGGAGCGGGCCTGCGCGACCACGCCTACACCTGGACCGCCGGCGCCTACCTCCTGCTGAGCGAGGCGGCGCAGCAGCGGGAGGGCACGCGGAAAGCCGCCTGCGGGCCTGCCGCGCCCCGGTGA
- a CDS encoding twin-arginine translocation signal domain-containing protein, with protein sequence MEEKTDLSRRTFLGMSAGMSALGVLGLAGCGSGPAPAPQVDVQVPQALLDQAAALRGGSVGMLSQKLYSEAANKALDKSLQVFAQATGTTIHNDLVSGDAGDMVAKMDAEVKAGTNRDLAFMSDRRFVGQLHNLGALTDVTDVVTEMKALYGEPATEANDYCVFGGRWFAIPYHFIATGMYLRKDWYQEKGLPLKPYYSWEELRDNALAVSDPAKRRYGWGLTVNRSGDANGFIANVINTYGGAIADNTGTKVVFNSPETVAAVSFIGDIYTNPKYKPMLPPGIGSWTDSSNNENWLAQILGLTLNQFSVYADSKSKKNPVYGNTHVFNGATGPALDRPLAFGESNSFVVFKGAKNPALAKLVAKFMVGGTALLGVAKEAPCLVNPSWSKVWDSDPYYTNGDPAFAALREQTRAKLPVTTKTGYAFPQAPSPGEQAATAAYLLTDMMQSVIQGTRPADAVATTHGRIVQIFEQQGYRQ encoded by the coding sequence ATGGAAGAGAAAACGGACCTGTCGAGGCGCACCTTCCTCGGGATGAGCGCGGGGATGAGCGCGCTGGGCGTGCTCGGCCTCGCCGGGTGCGGGAGCGGCCCCGCCCCCGCGCCGCAGGTCGACGTCCAGGTGCCCCAGGCGCTGCTCGACCAGGCAGCCGCGCTCCGCGGCGGGTCGGTGGGGATGCTCTCGCAGAAGCTGTATTCGGAAGCCGCCAACAAAGCGCTGGACAAGTCGCTGCAGGTCTTCGCGCAGGCCACCGGCACCACCATCCACAACGACCTCGTCTCCGGCGACGCCGGCGACATGGTCGCGAAGATGGACGCCGAGGTGAAGGCGGGCACCAACCGCGACCTGGCCTTCATGAGCGACCGCCGGTTCGTCGGCCAGCTCCACAACCTCGGCGCCCTCACCGACGTCACCGACGTGGTCACGGAAATGAAAGCTCTTTACGGGGAGCCCGCGACCGAGGCGAACGACTACTGCGTGTTCGGCGGGCGCTGGTTCGCGATCCCCTACCACTTCATCGCGACCGGGATGTACCTGCGCAAGGACTGGTACCAGGAGAAAGGCCTCCCGCTCAAGCCCTACTACTCGTGGGAAGAGCTGCGCGACAACGCGTTGGCGGTCTCCGACCCGGCGAAGCGGCGCTACGGCTGGGGCCTCACGGTGAACCGCTCCGGCGACGCCAACGGCTTCATCGCGAACGTCATCAACACCTACGGCGGGGCGATCGCGGACAACACCGGCACGAAGGTGGTGTTCAACTCGCCGGAGACCGTCGCCGCCGTTTCGTTCATCGGCGACATCTACACGAACCCGAAGTACAAGCCGATGCTGCCGCCCGGGATCGGCAGCTGGACCGACTCGAGCAACAACGAGAACTGGCTGGCCCAGATCCTGGGCCTGACGCTCAACCAATTCAGCGTCTACGCCGACTCGAAGAGCAAGAAGAACCCGGTCTACGGCAACACGCACGTGTTCAACGGCGCCACCGGGCCGGCGCTCGACCGGCCGCTCGCGTTCGGCGAGTCCAACTCGTTCGTCGTGTTCAAGGGCGCGAAGAACCCCGCGCTGGCCAAGCTGGTGGCGAAGTTCATGGTCGGCGGGACCGCGCTGCTCGGCGTCGCGAAGGAAGCGCCCTGCCTGGTCAACCCGTCGTGGAGCAAGGTGTGGGACTCCGACCCGTACTACACGAACGGTGACCCGGCCTTCGCCGCGTTGCGGGAGCAGACCCGCGCGAAGCTCCCGGTGACCACCAAGACCGGCTACGCGTTCCCCCAGGCCCCGAGCCCCGGCGAGCAGGCCGCCACCGCCGCGTACCTGCTGACCGACATGATGCAGTCGGTCATCCAGGGCACCCGGCCGGCCGACGCCGTCGCCACGACCCACGGCCGGATCGTCCAGATCTTCGAGCAGCAGGGCTACCGCCAATGA
- a CDS encoding ABC transporter permease subunit: MTVVRPKRTLPAPARPAPATSSSLSRSQRLLGRDWRLAAVFVGPTLVLVAGLILVPIVSSVFTSVTERHGAETVFVGLDNYTALAGDGLFHQGVLNSFVFTAYAEIFKVTFGLIAALMLHHMRRGKAIIAGVILLPWVIPTVVTAFTWRSLLDPIFGSVNVLLTESGIGPGLAAIGLVDKWPAEWLSDPALAMPAVILVNVWKGIPFFTVTFLAGLKAIDSGLHEAAMVDGASPWQRFVHITLPGLRPVMIVTVLLSSIWTFNNFDLIWLMTQGGPGDATAPYVMVAYSKAIQQLQLGAGAAVTLVMLPVIAILVVILVRMMRRSDLPGAADLGHRRLSPAQRRALPWVIVVASVLVLVWASPHIVWKAALVLGVFVLLAAVVGRIVSALAARSKRLAARLVGGTSSGVALVALLGFVLAPLYWMTVTAFKSDDQIVARTDDLWPTPWTTQQFTNLFSGRAFGTWYVNTILVSVASTVIALICAALAGYALARLKFRGSESFTVTILLTYVMPGALLFIPLYQLMSGIGLNDSLWSLVLAYPTFTLPFATWLLVGYFKSIPADLEEAALVDGCTRFGAFRRIVLPLAKPGLLAVALFTLTNAWNEFLFAFVFITKDDYKTLPVGMQSMIFGDVVPQGQLAAASLLISIPVVLMYGFGQRFLTEGLTAGAVKG, encoded by the coding sequence ATGACCGTCGTTCGTCCGAAGAGGACACTGCCGGCGCCGGCCCGCCCGGCGCCGGCCACGTCGTCCTCGCTCTCCCGGTCGCAGCGGCTGCTCGGACGTGACTGGCGCCTCGCCGCCGTGTTCGTCGGGCCGACGCTGGTGCTGGTCGCCGGGCTGATCCTGGTCCCGATCGTCAGCTCGGTCTTCACCAGCGTCACCGAACGCCACGGCGCGGAAACGGTTTTCGTCGGCCTGGACAACTACACCGCCCTCGCCGGCGACGGCTTGTTCCACCAGGGCGTGCTCAACTCGTTCGTCTTCACCGCCTACGCCGAGATCTTCAAGGTGACCTTCGGTCTCATCGCGGCGCTGATGCTGCACCACATGCGCCGCGGCAAGGCGATCATCGCCGGGGTGATCCTGCTGCCGTGGGTGATCCCGACGGTCGTCACGGCCTTCACCTGGCGGTCCCTGCTCGACCCGATCTTCGGCAGCGTCAACGTCCTGCTCACCGAATCCGGGATCGGGCCCGGCCTCGCCGCGATCGGGCTCGTCGACAAGTGGCCAGCGGAGTGGCTGTCCGATCCCGCGCTCGCGATGCCGGCGGTCATCCTGGTCAACGTCTGGAAGGGCATCCCGTTCTTCACGGTGACGTTCCTCGCCGGGCTCAAGGCCATCGACAGCGGTCTCCACGAGGCGGCGATGGTGGACGGCGCCTCGCCGTGGCAGCGCTTCGTACACATCACGCTGCCGGGGCTGCGTCCCGTCATGATCGTGACGGTGCTGCTGTCGTCGATCTGGACGTTCAACAACTTCGACCTGATCTGGCTGATGACCCAGGGCGGGCCGGGGGACGCCACCGCCCCGTACGTGATGGTGGCCTACTCGAAGGCGATCCAGCAGCTGCAGCTCGGCGCGGGCGCCGCGGTGACGCTGGTGATGCTGCCGGTCATCGCGATCCTCGTGGTGATCCTCGTGCGGATGATGCGCCGCAGCGACCTGCCCGGCGCCGCCGACCTCGGGCACCGGCGGCTCAGTCCCGCTCAGCGCCGGGCGCTGCCCTGGGTGATCGTCGTGGCCTCGGTGCTGGTGCTGGTCTGGGCGTCGCCGCACATAGTCTGGAAAGCCGCGCTCGTGCTGGGCGTCTTCGTGCTGCTCGCGGCCGTCGTCGGCCGGATCGTCTCCGCGCTCGCCGCGCGGAGCAAACGGCTGGCCGCCCGCCTGGTCGGCGGCACCAGCTCGGGGGTGGCGCTCGTCGCCCTGCTGGGCTTCGTGCTCGCCCCGCTCTACTGGATGACGGTCACGGCCTTCAAGTCCGACGACCAGATCGTCGCGCGCACCGACGACCTCTGGCCGACCCCGTGGACCACCCAGCAGTTCACCAACCTGTTCTCCGGCCGGGCGTTCGGCACCTGGTACGTCAACACGATCCTGGTGTCGGTGGCGTCCACGGTGATCGCCCTGATCTGCGCGGCGCTGGCCGGCTACGCGCTGGCGCGGCTGAAGTTCCGGGGTTCGGAGAGCTTCACGGTGACGATCCTGCTCACCTACGTGATGCCGGGCGCGCTGCTGTTCATCCCGCTGTACCAGCTGATGAGCGGGATCGGGCTCAACGACTCGTTGTGGTCGCTCGTGCTCGCCTACCCGACGTTCACCCTGCCGTTCGCGACGTGGCTGCTCGTCGGCTACTTCAAGTCGATCCCGGCCGACCTCGAGGAGGCCGCGCTGGTCGACGGCTGCACGCGGTTCGGGGCGTTCCGGCGGATCGTGCTGCCACTGGCCAAGCCGGGCCTGCTCGCGGTCGCGCTGTTCACGCTCACCAACGCGTGGAACGAGTTCCTGTTCGCCTTCGTGTTCATCACCAAGGACGACTACAAGACGCTGCCGGTCGGCATGCAGTCGATGATCTTCGGCGACGTCGTCCCGCAGGGCCAGCTGGCCGCGGCGTCGCTGCTGATCAGCATCCCGGTCGTGCTGATGTACGGCTTCGGGCAGCGGTTCCTGACCGAGGGACTCACCGCGGGGGCCGTGAAGGGATGA
- a CDS encoding carbohydrate ABC transporter permease: MLFPVYWMIAVSLTPAGDLRKSPPDLFPASPTFAGYEQVLREQLPYFGTSLLVALGTVALTLVIAAPAAYALAKLRPPGRRVLGFVLLVAQMIPGIIMALGFYGIYVKLGLTNSVGGLVVADSTIAVPFAVLILTSFMATVPDELLQAARIDGAGPWRTFASVVLPASRNGVVTAALFSFLWAWSDFVFATTLDAGGRLRPLTLGIYHYIGNNNQEWNAIMATAVVASVPATVLLVLAQRYVAAGVTAGAVKD, encoded by the coding sequence ATGCTCTTCCCGGTCTACTGGATGATCGCCGTCTCGCTCACCCCGGCCGGCGATCTCCGGAAGTCACCGCCGGACTTGTTCCCGGCCTCGCCCACCTTCGCGGGCTATGAGCAGGTCCTGCGCGAACAGCTGCCGTACTTCGGGACCAGCCTGCTCGTCGCGCTGGGCACCGTCGCGCTCACCCTGGTCATCGCCGCCCCGGCGGCGTACGCGCTGGCGAAGCTCCGCCCGCCGGGCCGGCGCGTGCTCGGGTTCGTGCTGCTGGTGGCGCAGATGATCCCGGGCATCATCATGGCGCTGGGCTTCTACGGGATCTACGTCAAGCTCGGCCTCACCAACTCGGTGGGCGGCCTGGTCGTCGCCGACTCCACCATCGCGGTGCCGTTCGCCGTGCTGATCCTCACCTCCTTCATGGCGACCGTGCCCGACGAACTGCTGCAGGCGGCCCGCATCGACGGCGCGGGGCCGTGGCGGACGTTCGCGTCGGTCGTACTCCCCGCCAGCCGCAACGGCGTCGTCACCGCGGCGCTGTTCTCGTTCCTGTGGGCGTGGTCGGACTTCGTGTTCGCCACCACCCTCGACGCCGGGGGCCGGCTGCGCCCGCTCACCCTGGGCATCTACCACTACATCGGCAACAACAACCAGGAGTGGAACGCGATCATGGCCACCGCCGTGGTCGCGTCCGTTCCCGCCACCGTGCTGCTCGTGCTCGCCCAGCGCTACGTCGCGGCCGGTGTCACCGCCGGCGCCGTCAAGGACTGA
- a CDS encoding mandelate racemase/muconate lactonizing enzyme family protein, with amino-acid sequence MRIVNVTTAVVAYHGQATLVRIDTDEGLSGFGEANPDAGAGAVVGMIDSLKPLLIGEDPRNVERCWEKLRRSKVFAGAQSGVFVIALSGIEIALWDLAGKAAGQPVYRLLGGKFRDRIRLYADCGDGDDPAGSVAGCVDRAQRMVAEGFTAIKFDIDDLHHPAKFDAFNHTINAAELRSMVERVAAVREAIGPDVDLAIDLHARYDVPSACRIAWELEPFHLMWLEEPLPAENVDALVRVREQTRTPICAGENLYLRWGFRELLERGAVDVIEPDVPKCGGLAEAKKIANLAELHYIPFAPHLVSTPLGTMATSHQCGAIPNFLVQEWHALEERAVWDSYVHAPDGSGSIVKDGYITLPDTPGIGVELDMDGVRAHAVEGYGVFE; translated from the coding sequence ATGCGGATCGTGAACGTGACGACGGCGGTGGTGGCCTACCACGGTCAAGCCACGCTGGTGCGGATCGACACCGACGAAGGCCTCAGCGGGTTCGGCGAGGCCAATCCCGACGCCGGCGCGGGTGCCGTCGTGGGGATGATCGACTCCTTGAAGCCACTGCTGATCGGCGAGGACCCGCGCAACGTCGAGCGGTGCTGGGAAAAACTGCGCCGCAGCAAGGTTTTCGCGGGCGCGCAGAGCGGGGTGTTCGTGATCGCCCTGTCCGGTATCGAGATCGCGCTGTGGGACCTCGCGGGCAAGGCGGCGGGCCAGCCGGTGTACCGCCTGCTCGGCGGGAAGTTCCGCGACCGGATCCGCCTCTACGCCGACTGCGGCGACGGCGACGACCCCGCCGGTTCGGTCGCCGGGTGCGTCGACCGGGCCCAGCGGATGGTCGCGGAAGGCTTCACCGCCATCAAGTTCGACATCGACGACCTGCACCACCCGGCCAAGTTCGACGCCTTCAACCACACGATCAACGCCGCCGAGCTGCGCTCGATGGTCGAGCGCGTGGCCGCCGTCCGCGAAGCGATCGGACCGGACGTCGACCTGGCCATCGACCTGCACGCCCGCTACGACGTGCCGAGCGCGTGCCGGATCGCGTGGGAGCTGGAGCCGTTCCACCTGATGTGGCTGGAGGAGCCGCTGCCGGCGGAGAACGTCGACGCGCTGGTGCGGGTGCGCGAACAGACCCGCACCCCGATCTGCGCCGGAGAAAACCTTTACCTGCGCTGGGGTTTCCGCGAGCTGCTCGAACGCGGCGCCGTCGACGTCATCGAACCGGACGTACCGAAGTGCGGGGGCCTCGCGGAGGCCAAGAAGATCGCCAACCTCGCGGAGCTGCACTACATCCCGTTCGCCCCGCACCTGGTGTCGACGCCGCTGGGCACGATGGCCACGTCGCACCAGTGTGGCGCGATCCCCAACTTCCTCGTCCAGGAATGGCACGCCCTCGAAGAGCGCGCGGTGTGGGACAGCTACGTCCACGCCCCCGACGGGAGCGGCTCGATCGTGAAGGACGGCTACATCACGCTGCCCGACACGCCCGGCATCGGCGTGGAGCTCGACATGGACGGCGTCCGGGCCCACGCCGTCGAGGGTTACGGGGTGTTCGAGTAG
- a CDS encoding Gfo/Idh/MocA family protein — MAAPAIPPIRLGLIGTGLAVEKLHWPALRALADRFTVTAYTDASAEQRRRFAAYSGIDPARAVAGRAALLARDDVDAVLIAVPIPHLYEVAREALAAGKDVLCEKPAGADAEQAAAFLALAAGYPDRTFVVGENYFYRDDLRYARTLLDSGVIGRPHLMAWRHAGQSVPRPGGFTSTPWRHRPQYRGGVHLDFGVHHIAQIRLLCGDIAWVHGAVQAANSTIDAPSDLTLNLVFTGGAIGNYTASFPEIPVPPEPNEMRLYGTEGVLVLAGSDVERRVTRSSADATTRTTVFRGIDNGYRAELVDFADAVQFGVRPVGSVAQSVANAMVVQRAFDSAERAAALALDPVPGAGPVPLWRPRGSTGLFDGLPGQRISSTASFAA, encoded by the coding sequence ATGGCGGCACCGGCGATCCCACCGATCCGGCTGGGGCTGATCGGCACCGGTCTCGCGGTCGAGAAGCTGCACTGGCCGGCGTTGCGCGCGCTCGCCGACCGCTTCACGGTCACCGCGTACACCGACGCCTCTGCGGAGCAGCGCAGGCGGTTCGCCGCCTACAGCGGGATCGACCCGGCCCGGGCCGTCGCCGGCCGGGCCGCGTTGCTGGCCCGCGACGACGTGGACGCCGTGCTGATCGCGGTGCCGATCCCGCACTTGTACGAGGTGGCGCGGGAAGCGCTCGCGGCGGGCAAGGACGTGCTCTGCGAGAAGCCGGCCGGTGCCGACGCGGAGCAGGCCGCGGCCTTCCTGGCCCTGGCGGCCGGGTACCCGGATCGCACCTTCGTGGTGGGCGAGAACTACTTCTACCGCGACGACCTGCGCTACGCCCGCACCCTGCTCGACAGCGGCGTGATCGGCCGCCCGCACCTGATGGCGTGGCGGCACGCCGGCCAGTCGGTGCCCCGGCCGGGCGGGTTCACCAGCACGCCGTGGCGGCACCGGCCGCAGTACCGCGGCGGCGTGCACCTCGACTTCGGTGTGCACCACATCGCCCAGATCCGGTTGCTCTGCGGCGACATCGCGTGGGTGCACGGTGCCGTGCAGGCGGCCAACAGCACCATCGACGCACCGTCGGACCTCACGCTCAACCTCGTCTTCACCGGAGGCGCCATCGGCAACTACACCGCGTCCTTCCCCGAAATCCCGGTGCCGCCCGAACCCAACGAAATGCGGCTGTACGGCACCGAGGGCGTGCTCGTGCTCGCCGGATCCGATGTGGAGCGCCGCGTGACCCGCAGCAGCGCCGACGCCACCACCCGCACGACCGTCTTCCGCGGTATCGACAACGGCTACCGGGCGGAGCTCGTCGACTTCGCCGACGCCGTGCAGTTCGGGGTGCGGCCGGTCGGCAGCGTCGCGCAGAGCGTGGCCAACGCGATGGTCGTCCAGCGGGCGTTCGACTCCGCGGAACGGGCGGCCGCTCTGGCGCTCGACCCCGTGCCCGGCGCGGGCCCGGTACCGCTGTGGCGGCCCCGTGGTTCGACGGGGCTGTTCGACGGGCTGCCCGGACAACGCATCAGCAGTACGGCGTCCTTCGCCGCGTGA